The Papaver somniferum cultivar HN1 unplaced genomic scaffold, ASM357369v1 unplaced-scaffold_107, whole genome shotgun sequence genome includes a region encoding these proteins:
- the LOC113328266 gene encoding cryptochrome DASH, chloroplastic/mitochondrial-like isoform X2, with protein MNIASSQSKSQPRAVVVVPNLDPVETDKITDETFRRYYSNYNVKRNGGNVASIVWFRNDLRVLDNEALYRAWMSSQSVLPVYCIDPRNFGTTHYFGFPKTGALRAQFLIECLADLKKNLMKRGLNLVIRHGKPEDILPSIAKAVGAHTIYAHKETCSEELLVERLVKKRLQGVSPQSERSTSTSQNPTNVKLELIWGSTMYHIDDLPFNTSNLPDIYTQFRKLVESKCAIRGCFKFPPSLGPLPSNDLCKIGGWGDVPSLDQLGIIHVEGEKGMYFVGGESAALGRVYEYFWKKDLLKVYKHTRNGMLGPDYSTKFSPWLAFGNVSPRFLYEEVKRYEKDRLANDSTYWVLFELIWRDYFRFISIKYGNSIFHLGGPREVEARWSQDLNLFESWRDGRTGYPLIDANMKELSATGFMSNRGRQIVCSFLVRDMGIDWRMGAEWFETCLLDYDPCSNYGNWTYGAGVGNDPREDRYFSIPKQAQNYDPEGEYVAYWLPQLQKLPKDKRNFPHEKSYIKQIVPLKFSKPNHGHSHAKTTSRRK; from the exons ATGAACATTGCTTCTTCACAATCAAAATCACAACCCAGAGCAGTTGTTGTTGTTCCAAACTTAGACCCTGTTGAAACTGATAAAATCACTGATGAGACATTTAGAAGATACTACTCAAATTATAATGTGAAGAGGAATGGTGGGAATGTGGCTTCAATTGTTTGGTTTAGGAATGATTTGAGGGTTTTGGATAATGAAGCTCTCTATAGAGCTTGGATGTCCTCTCAATCCGTCCTTCCTGTTTATTGTATTGATCCTAGGAATTTTGGGACTACACATTACTTTGGATTTCCTAAAACTGGag CTTTAAGGGCACAATTTCTGATTGAGTGCTTAGCTGATTTGAAAAAGAATTTGATGAAGCGAGGTTTGAATTTGGTTATACGACATGGAAAACCCGAAGATATCCTCCCTTCAATTGCAAAAGCTGTTGGAGCTCACACA ATTTATGCCCATAAAGAAACTTGTAGCGAGGAGTTACTCGTGGAAAGACTTGTCAAGAAACGGTTGCAAGGAGTATCTCCACAATCAGAGAGATCCACATCCACCAGTCAAAATCCTACAAATGTGAAGCTTGAGCTTATCTGGGGAAGTACTATGTATCATATCGATGATCTCCCATTTAATACGAGTAATTTACCCGACATATATACCCAATTTCGTAAG TTGGTTGAATCCAAATGCGCAATTCGTGGCTGCTTTAAATTTCCACCATCACTTGGGCCACTTCCCAGCAACGATCTTTGCAAAATTGGGGGATGGGGAGATGTTCCTTCGCTTGACCAGCTTGGTATCATTCATGTAGAG GGAGAAAAAGGGATGTACTTTGTTGGTGGTGAAAGTGCTGCTCTGGGCAGAGTGTACGAGTACTTTTGGAAGAAG GATTTGCTCAAGGTGTACAAGCATACAAGGAACGGTATGCTAGGTCCTGATTACTCAACAAAATTCTCTCCGTGGCTTGCTTTCGGAAACGTCTCTCCACGTTTTCTCTATGAAGAA GTAAAGAGATATGAGAAGGATAGGCTagcaaatgattcaacatattg GGTACTGTTTGAATTAATATGGAGGGACTATTTCAGATTCATTTCAATAAAATATGGAAATTCGATCTTCCATTTAG GTGGACCGAGAGAAGTAGAGGCTAGGTGGAGCCAAGATCTCAATCTCTTCGAATCTTGGAGAGACGGCCGTACAGG GTATCCTCTTATAGACGCAAATATGAAAGAACTGTCAGCAACTGGTTTCATGTCAAACCGAGGACGACAG ATAGTTTGCTCGTTTCTTGTTAGGGATATGGGAATTGATTGGCGTATGGGTGCCGAGTGGTTTGAAACTTGCCTCTTGGATTATGACCCATGTTCAAATTATGGGAACTGGACATACGGTGCAG GTGTTGGTAATGATCCAAGAGAAGATCGATACTTCAGCATCCCCAAGCAA GCCCAGAATTATGATCCAGAGGGCGAATACGTCGCATACTGGTTACCGCAATTGCAAAAACTTCCAAAGGATAAAAGGAATTTTCCACATGAGAAATCATATATCAAACAAATTGTACCTCTGAAGTTTAGCAAGCCAAATCATGGTCACAGCCATGCTAAAACCACTTCAAGAAGAAAATGA
- the LOC113328266 gene encoding cryptochrome DASH, chloroplastic/mitochondrial-like isoform X1 produces MNIASSQSKSQPRAVVVVPNLDPVETDKITDETFRRYYSNYNVKRNGGNVASIVWFRNDLRVLDNEALYRAWMSSQSVLPVYCIDPRNFGTTHYFGFPKTGALRAQFLIECLADLKKNLMKRGLNLVIRHGKPEDILPSIAKAVGAHTIYAHKETCSEELLVERLVKKRLQGVSPQSERSTSTSQNPTNVKLELIWGSTMYHIDDLPFNTSNLPDIYTQFRKLVESKCAIRGCFKFPPSLGPLPSNDLCKIGGWGDVPSLDQLGIIHVEGEKGMYFVGGESAALGRVYEYFWKKDLLKVYKHTRNGMLGPDYSTKFSPWLAFGNVSPRFLYEEVKRYEKDRLANDSTYWVLFELIWRDYFRFISIKYGNSIFHLGGPREVEARWSQDLNLFESWRDGRTGYIIISFLAILLNMKLIISSNICRYPLIDANMKELSATGFMSNRGRQIVCSFLVRDMGIDWRMGAEWFETCLLDYDPCSNYGNWTYGAGVGNDPREDRYFSIPKQAQNYDPEGEYVAYWLPQLQKLPKDKRNFPHEKSYIKQIVPLKFSKPNHGHSHAKTTSRRK; encoded by the exons ATGAACATTGCTTCTTCACAATCAAAATCACAACCCAGAGCAGTTGTTGTTGTTCCAAACTTAGACCCTGTTGAAACTGATAAAATCACTGATGAGACATTTAGAAGATACTACTCAAATTATAATGTGAAGAGGAATGGTGGGAATGTGGCTTCAATTGTTTGGTTTAGGAATGATTTGAGGGTTTTGGATAATGAAGCTCTCTATAGAGCTTGGATGTCCTCTCAATCCGTCCTTCCTGTTTATTGTATTGATCCTAGGAATTTTGGGACTACACATTACTTTGGATTTCCTAAAACTGGag CTTTAAGGGCACAATTTCTGATTGAGTGCTTAGCTGATTTGAAAAAGAATTTGATGAAGCGAGGTTTGAATTTGGTTATACGACATGGAAAACCCGAAGATATCCTCCCTTCAATTGCAAAAGCTGTTGGAGCTCACACA ATTTATGCCCATAAAGAAACTTGTAGCGAGGAGTTACTCGTGGAAAGACTTGTCAAGAAACGGTTGCAAGGAGTATCTCCACAATCAGAGAGATCCACATCCACCAGTCAAAATCCTACAAATGTGAAGCTTGAGCTTATCTGGGGAAGTACTATGTATCATATCGATGATCTCCCATTTAATACGAGTAATTTACCCGACATATATACCCAATTTCGTAAG TTGGTTGAATCCAAATGCGCAATTCGTGGCTGCTTTAAATTTCCACCATCACTTGGGCCACTTCCCAGCAACGATCTTTGCAAAATTGGGGGATGGGGAGATGTTCCTTCGCTTGACCAGCTTGGTATCATTCATGTAGAG GGAGAAAAAGGGATGTACTTTGTTGGTGGTGAAAGTGCTGCTCTGGGCAGAGTGTACGAGTACTTTTGGAAGAAG GATTTGCTCAAGGTGTACAAGCATACAAGGAACGGTATGCTAGGTCCTGATTACTCAACAAAATTCTCTCCGTGGCTTGCTTTCGGAAACGTCTCTCCACGTTTTCTCTATGAAGAA GTAAAGAGATATGAGAAGGATAGGCTagcaaatgattcaacatattg GGTACTGTTTGAATTAATATGGAGGGACTATTTCAGATTCATTTCAATAAAATATGGAAATTCGATCTTCCATTTAG GTGGACCGAGAGAAGTAGAGGCTAGGTGGAGCCAAGATCTCAATCTCTTCGAATCTTGGAGAGACGGCCGTACAGGGTACATAATCATATCCTTTCTCGCAATTTTATTGAACATGAAGCTTATCATTAGCTCGAACATTTGTAGGTATCCTCTTATAGACGCAAATATGAAAGAACTGTCAGCAACTGGTTTCATGTCAAACCGAGGACGACAG ATAGTTTGCTCGTTTCTTGTTAGGGATATGGGAATTGATTGGCGTATGGGTGCCGAGTGGTTTGAAACTTGCCTCTTGGATTATGACCCATGTTCAAATTATGGGAACTGGACATACGGTGCAG GTGTTGGTAATGATCCAAGAGAAGATCGATACTTCAGCATCCCCAAGCAA GCCCAGAATTATGATCCAGAGGGCGAATACGTCGCATACTGGTTACCGCAATTGCAAAAACTTCCAAAGGATAAAAGGAATTTTCCACATGAGAAATCATATATCAAACAAATTGTACCTCTGAAGTTTAGCAAGCCAAATCATGGTCACAGCCATGCTAAAACCACTTCAAGAAGAAAATGA
- the LOC113328266 gene encoding cryptochrome DASH, chloroplastic/mitochondrial-like isoform X3 translates to MKLSIELGCPLNPSFLFIVLILGILGLHITLDFLKLEIYAHKETCSEELLVERLVKKRLQGVSPQSERSTSTSQNPTNVKLELIWGSTMYHIDDLPFNTSNLPDIYTQFRKLVESKCAIRGCFKFPPSLGPLPSNDLCKIGGWGDVPSLDQLGIIHVEGEKGMYFVGGESAALGRVYEYFWKKDLLKVYKHTRNGMLGPDYSTKFSPWLAFGNVSPRFLYEEVKRYEKDRLANDSTYWVLFELIWRDYFRFISIKYGNSIFHLGGPREVEARWSQDLNLFESWRDGRTGYIIISFLAILLNMKLIISSNICRYPLIDANMKELSATGFMSNRGRQIVCSFLVRDMGIDWRMGAEWFETCLLDYDPCSNYGNWTYGAGVGNDPREDRYFSIPKQAQNYDPEGEYVAYWLPQLQKLPKDKRNFPHEKSYIKQIVPLKFSKPNHGHSHAKTTSRRK, encoded by the exons ATGAAGCTCTCTATAGAGCTTGGATGTCCTCTCAATCCGTCCTTCCTGTTTATTGTATTGATCCTAGGAATTTTGGGACTACACATTACTTTGGATTTCCTAAAACTGGag ATTTATGCCCATAAAGAAACTTGTAGCGAGGAGTTACTCGTGGAAAGACTTGTCAAGAAACGGTTGCAAGGAGTATCTCCACAATCAGAGAGATCCACATCCACCAGTCAAAATCCTACAAATGTGAAGCTTGAGCTTATCTGGGGAAGTACTATGTATCATATCGATGATCTCCCATTTAATACGAGTAATTTACCCGACATATATACCCAATTTCGTAAG TTGGTTGAATCCAAATGCGCAATTCGTGGCTGCTTTAAATTTCCACCATCACTTGGGCCACTTCCCAGCAACGATCTTTGCAAAATTGGGGGATGGGGAGATGTTCCTTCGCTTGACCAGCTTGGTATCATTCATGTAGAG GGAGAAAAAGGGATGTACTTTGTTGGTGGTGAAAGTGCTGCTCTGGGCAGAGTGTACGAGTACTTTTGGAAGAAG GATTTGCTCAAGGTGTACAAGCATACAAGGAACGGTATGCTAGGTCCTGATTACTCAACAAAATTCTCTCCGTGGCTTGCTTTCGGAAACGTCTCTCCACGTTTTCTCTATGAAGAA GTAAAGAGATATGAGAAGGATAGGCTagcaaatgattcaacatattg GGTACTGTTTGAATTAATATGGAGGGACTATTTCAGATTCATTTCAATAAAATATGGAAATTCGATCTTCCATTTAG GTGGACCGAGAGAAGTAGAGGCTAGGTGGAGCCAAGATCTCAATCTCTTCGAATCTTGGAGAGACGGCCGTACAGGGTACATAATCATATCCTTTCTCGCAATTTTATTGAACATGAAGCTTATCATTAGCTCGAACATTTGTAGGTATCCTCTTATAGACGCAAATATGAAAGAACTGTCAGCAACTGGTTTCATGTCAAACCGAGGACGACAG ATAGTTTGCTCGTTTCTTGTTAGGGATATGGGAATTGATTGGCGTATGGGTGCCGAGTGGTTTGAAACTTGCCTCTTGGATTATGACCCATGTTCAAATTATGGGAACTGGACATACGGTGCAG GTGTTGGTAATGATCCAAGAGAAGATCGATACTTCAGCATCCCCAAGCAA GCCCAGAATTATGATCCAGAGGGCGAATACGTCGCATACTGGTTACCGCAATTGCAAAAACTTCCAAAGGATAAAAGGAATTTTCCACATGAGAAATCATATATCAAACAAATTGTACCTCTGAAGTTTAGCAAGCCAAATCATGGTCACAGCCATGCTAAAACCACTTCAAGAAGAAAATGA